In uncultured Bacteroides sp., the following proteins share a genomic window:
- a CDS encoding ammonium transporter → MILSKILRKEASFSPRVTMSPSEKMKLFLAVFSGKIIGMGMVIAAMIMLPGLIGLSANAAEVYTAHETAIINSLNTAWVLVAAALVFGMQAGFVMLEAGFARKRETVNVLIECILDTAICGVFFWAIGYAFMFSSGNGFIGYHWFFLQGMPATYGTTGVAILAHWIFQFAFADTASTITSGAMIGRTSFKGDILYSICVTGFIYPVIGHWAWGPDGFLALMGTPGHFLPTLGQCFRDFAGSTVVHTIGGVISLAGAIVLGPRIGRVFLRDDKDKGGLPAPHSLPLAALGAFLLWFGWYGFNPGSTLSAMDYDGIGRVAANTTIAACTGTFGAMILAYFFGLTKGKFDTSFSVNGLLGGLVAITCPCYWVSPLGSAIIGLIAGCVVFGGIYLLEYLRVDDPVGAFSVHGLNGIWGTLSLGLFASGQYGATGAMGADNTAPVTGLFYGGGLSVLEAQAIGSAIVTIVTFAVAMVVMLIVSKLPYPWKLRIEPHGETCEGGIDVFEHGSKAYY, encoded by the coding sequence ATGATATTAAGTAAAATACTTCGAAAAGAGGCATCATTTAGTCCAAGAGTGACAATGAGTCCGTCTGAAAAAATGAAACTGTTTCTGGCTGTTTTTTCAGGAAAAATAATAGGTATGGGTATGGTAATAGCGGCCATGATAATGCTTCCTGGGTTAATCGGATTATCAGCCAATGCTGCTGAAGTTTATACCGCACATGAAACAGCTATAATAAATTCTTTAAATACGGCTTGGGTGCTCGTTGCAGCAGCACTGGTATTTGGTATGCAAGCAGGTTTTGTTATGTTGGAAGCTGGTTTTGCCAGAAAAAGAGAAACAGTCAACGTTTTAATTGAATGTATTCTGGATACAGCCATTTGCGGAGTCTTTTTCTGGGCTATCGGATATGCATTCATGTTTAGTAGCGGAAACGGGTTTATCGGATACCACTGGTTCTTCCTGCAAGGAATGCCTGCTACTTATGGAACAACAGGCGTTGCAATTTTAGCACACTGGATTTTCCAATTTGCTTTTGCAGATACCGCATCAACCATTACCTCCGGTGCAATGATCGGACGTACCAGTTTCAAAGGTGATATTCTCTACAGTATTTGTGTTACCGGTTTCATTTATCCTGTTATTGGTCACTGGGCCTGGGGACCTGACGGATTCCTTGCGTTAATGGGAACTCCGGGTCACTTCTTGCCTACTTTAGGACAATGTTTCCGTGACTTCGCCGGTTCAACAGTAGTTCATACAATTGGTGGCGTTATTTCATTAGCTGGTGCAATTGTTCTTGGTCCTCGTATCGGTCGTGTGTTTTTGCGCGATGATAAAGATAAAGGTGGATTGCCAGCTCCCCACAGTTTGCCATTAGCAGCACTTGGAGCATTTTTACTTTGGTTTGGCTGGTACGGTTTTAACCCGGGAAGCACACTTTCAGCAATGGATTATGATGGAATCGGCCGTGTTGCTGCCAACACAACAATTGCGGCTTGTACCGGTACCTTTGGAGCCATGATATTAGCTTACTTTTTCGGACTTACAAAAGGTAAATTTGATACAAGTTTCTCGGTGAACGGATTACTTGGTGGATTGGTTGCAATTACATGTCCTTGCTATTGGGTTTCTCCATTAGGTTCTGCAATAATTGGGCTTATAGCTGGTTGCGTAGTATTCGGAGGTATTTATCTTTTAGAATATCTTCGTGTTGATGACCCCGTTGGTGCTTTTTCAGTTCATGGTTTAAATGGTATTTGGGGAACATTATCTCTTGGTTTATTTGCATCGGGGCAATATGGTGCAACCGGAGCAATGGGAGCCGACAATACAGCTCCTGTTACAGGCTTGTTTTATGGCGGAGGATTAAGTGTACTCGAAGCACAAGCGATAGGTAGTGCAATTGTAACGATAGTCACATTCGCTGTTGCAATGGTAGTCATGCTGATTGTTTCCAAATTACCATATCCATGGAAATTACGTATCGAACCTCACGGTGAAACATGTGAAGGTGGTATTGATGTATTTGAACACGGATCAAAAGCATATTATTAA
- a CDS encoding putative DNA modification/repair radical SAM protein: protein MDENVLEKLKVLAESAKYDVSCSSSGTTRSNKSGGIGSAAGWGICHSFAEDGRCISLLKIMLTNYCIYDCAYCINRRSNDLRRATFSVSELVNLTIEFYRRNYIEGLFLSSGVVRNPDYTMERLVRVAKDLRLVHRFNGYIHLKSIPGASQELVNEAGLYADRLSVNIEIPNEQSLQRLAPEKDFQSVFKPMQYIQQGVLENLEERKKYRYAPKFAPAGQSTQMIVGATADTDKDILYLSSSLYDRPSMKRVYYSGYVSVNEYDKRLPALKQPPLVRENRLYQADWLLRFYEFKVDEIVNDAFPDLDLEIDPKLSWALRHPESFPVDINRADYEMILRVPGIGVKSAKLIIASRRFSRLGAYQLKKIGVVMKKAQYFITCNELSVRSVNDMNPDAVRRLLTVKPGKKVDDRQLVLQFKEEENDSLHL from the coding sequence ATGGATGAGAATGTTCTCGAAAAGCTCAAAGTGCTTGCCGAATCGGCAAAGTATGATGTTTCCTGCTCTTCAAGCGGAACTACCCGCTCTAATAAAAGTGGCGGGATAGGGAGTGCTGCGGGGTGGGGCATCTGCCATAGCTTTGCCGAGGATGGAAGGTGCATTTCACTCCTGAAGATTATGCTCACCAATTATTGTATTTATGATTGTGCCTATTGCATAAATCGCCGGAGTAATGATTTGAGACGCGCTACTTTCTCTGTTTCTGAACTGGTTAATCTTACCATTGAGTTTTATCGCAGAAATTATATTGAAGGTCTGTTTCTTAGTTCGGGGGTGGTGCGTAATCCCGATTATACCATGGAGCGGTTGGTCAGGGTAGCAAAAGATTTGCGTCTGGTACATCGCTTTAACGGATATATTCATCTCAAGAGTATTCCCGGAGCAAGCCAGGAGCTGGTCAATGAAGCCGGTTTGTATGCTGACAGGCTCAGTGTGAATATCGAGATTCCGAACGAGCAAAGTCTGCAACGATTAGCTCCCGAGAAAGATTTTCAGAGTGTATTCAAACCTATGCAGTACATTCAGCAGGGAGTATTGGAAAATCTTGAGGAACGAAAGAAATATCGCTATGCTCCCAAGTTTGCTCCGGCCGGACAAAGCACTCAAATGATTGTTGGCGCAACGGCAGATACGGATAAAGATATACTTTATTTATCGTCTTCTCTTTATGACCGTCCAAGCATGAAAAGGGTTTATTATTCGGGCTATGTTTCGGTGAATGAATATGACAAGCGTCTGCCTGCACTTAAACAACCGCCTTTGGTTAGGGAGAATCGCTTGTATCAGGCCGACTGGTTACTTCGCTTTTATGAGTTCAAGGTAGACGAGATTGTGAACGATGCGTTTCCCGATCTGGATCTGGAAATTGATCCCAAATTATCATGGGCTTTGCGGCATCCCGAATCTTTTCCGGTAGATATAAATCGGGCCGATTATGAAATGATTCTTCGTGTGCCGGGCATCGGAGTAAAATCAGCAAAGCTTATTATAGCTTCCAGACGCTTTTCCCGTCTGGGAGCATATCAACTGAAGAAGATAGGAGTCGTGATGAAAAAAGCGCAGTACTTCATAACCTGTAATGAACTGTCTGTGCGTTCGGTAAATGATATGAATCCCGATGCAGTTCGTCGCCTGCTCACAGTTAAGCCTGGTAAAAAGGTGGACGACCGGCAATTGGTTTTACAATTTAAAGAAGAAGAAAATGACAGCCTTCATTTATGA
- a CDS encoding TIGR03915 family putative DNA repair protein, translating to MTAFIYDKTFEGLLTAVFDAFFRKTFPEALLAEGEPLPLFCDEALTICTDNEKADRVWKGLQKKLSRTAVSCLTACWLSELPDIDMLLFRYIRKTFDAPASIELNFGDEDVLEVSKIYKKVAQESERVLQFLRFQKAADGTFFAAIEPMYNVLSLVVNHFQDRFADQKWLIYDLKREYGFYYNLSTVTEVRFEDKESHLLSGILSDDLMMQDEKFFQQLWKEYFKSITIKERINPRLHKQQLPVRFWKYLTEKQK from the coding sequence ATGACAGCCTTCATTTATGATAAAACTTTTGAAGGATTGCTGACAGCTGTCTTCGATGCTTTTTTTCGCAAAACATTTCCGGAAGCATTACTGGCAGAAGGAGAACCGTTGCCACTTTTTTGTGATGAGGCTCTTACCATTTGCACGGATAATGAGAAAGCAGATCGTGTGTGGAAAGGATTGCAAAAGAAACTTTCGCGAACTGCGGTTTCGTGTCTTACAGCATGCTGGCTCTCGGAACTGCCTGATATTGATATGCTTCTTTTCCGTTATATACGTAAAACCTTTGATGCACCAGCTTCCATTGAACTTAATTTTGGCGATGAAGATGTGCTCGAGGTATCTAAAATATATAAAAAAGTGGCTCAGGAAAGTGAACGTGTACTCCAGTTCCTTCGTTTTCAGAAAGCAGCGGACGGAACTTTCTTTGCAGCCATAGAACCCATGTATAATGTACTCTCATTAGTGGTGAACCATTTTCAGGATCGCTTTGCCGATCAGAAATGGCTTATTTATGATCTTAAGCGCGAGTATGGATTTTATTATAATCTTTCCACAGTAACGGAAGTACGTTTCGAGGACAAGGAATCCCATCTTCTTTCCGGCATATTAAGTGATGATCTGATGATGCAGGATGAAAAGTTCTTTCAGCAGTTATGGAAGGAATATTTCAAATCAATTACCATCAAAGAACGTATCAATCCCCGACTACACAAACAGCAATTACCTGTACGCTTCTGGAAATACTTAACAGAGAAACAGAAATAA